From the genome of Thermoflexus hugenholtzii, one region includes:
- a CDS encoding peroxiredoxin: MRYRWLLGIGLAAVIGIAWIGWSRSGALGLPVREAPQPGYRAPDFSLPALSEETLTLSRLRGRAVVLNFWATWCPPCRAEMPAFQRLYARYADRGLMVIAINATFSDAPEAVADFRQRYGLTFPILLDASGAVNQRYRVTALPTTFFIDPQGTIREVVVGGPMSEAAIEARVRTLLSEGAR; encoded by the coding sequence ATGCGATACCGGTGGCTCCTGGGGATCGGGCTGGCCGCGGTGATCGGCATCGCCTGGATCGGATGGAGCCGGAGCGGGGCGCTCGGGCTCCCCGTCCGGGAGGCGCCTCAGCCGGGCTACCGCGCGCCGGACTTCTCGCTCCCCGCCCTAAGCGAGGAAACCCTGACGCTCTCCCGGTTGCGGGGGCGAGCGGTGGTGCTGAACTTCTGGGCCACCTGGTGTCCGCCGTGCCGGGCGGAGATGCCCGCTTTCCAGCGTCTCTACGCCCGTTACGCGGACCGCGGCCTGATGGTGATCGCCATCAACGCCACGTTCAGCGACGCCCCGGAGGCGGTGGCCGATTTCCGACAACGCTACGGGCTGACCTTCCCCATCCTCCTGGACGCCTCCGGAGCGGTGAATCAGCGCTACCGGGTGACCGCCCTTCCCACCACGTTCTTCATCGACCCGCAGGGGACGATCCGCGAGGTGGTGGTGGGTGGGCCGATGAGCGAGGCCGCTATCGAAGCCCGCGTGCGGACGCTGCTTTCGGAGGGGGCGCGCTGA
- a CDS encoding prolipoprotein diacylglyceryl transferase family protein, translating into MLPVLPLGPLTLPTRPALILIGIWIGLALAEREGRRQGVGAAPAADALGGLVIGYLIARLAALLPYGAPSPLDLIYILRPTDALLAPLPGLLGMSAWIAWRWRVRRIPWRVGLDALAPSFLVLAIAWALGDWAEGLRYGKPTALPLLAALGGGERHPVPLYEAALGSLALLLWGRLRRRSWAPGGVFLLALTLYSAIRWFTEGFGTGSPILQTVALGGMLLGLWGLSGLTQEGSATPS; encoded by the coding sequence ATGCTCCCGGTCCTCCCCCTCGGCCCCCTGACGCTGCCTACCCGACCCGCCCTCATCCTGATAGGGATCTGGATCGGGCTGGCCCTGGCGGAGCGGGAGGGCCGGCGGCAGGGTGTCGGCGCCGCGCCGGCCGCCGATGCCCTGGGGGGCCTGGTCATCGGATACCTGATCGCCCGCCTTGCCGCTTTGCTCCCCTATGGCGCTCCCTCTCCGCTCGACCTGATCTACATCCTTCGACCCACGGACGCTCTCCTTGCCCCGCTCCCCGGCCTCCTGGGGATGAGCGCCTGGATCGCCTGGCGGTGGCGCGTCCGTCGCATCCCCTGGCGGGTCGGGCTGGACGCCCTGGCCCCTTCCTTTCTGGTTCTGGCCATCGCCTGGGCGCTGGGGGATTGGGCGGAGGGGTTGCGCTACGGGAAGCCCACGGCTCTTCCCCTCCTGGCCGCCCTGGGCGGCGGCGAGCGCCACCCGGTCCCCCTTTACGAGGCCGCGCTGGGATCCCTGGCCTTGCTCCTGTGGGGGCGCCTGCGGCGGCGATCCTGGGCCCCGGGCGGCGTGTTCCTCCTCGCCCTGACCCTTTACAGCGCCATCCGCTGGTTCACAGAGGGGTTCGGGACCGGCTCTCCGATCCTGCAAACCGTCGCCCTGGGCGGGATGCTGCTCGGCCTGTGGGGGCTTTCCGGCCTGACGCAAGAGGGATCCGCTACCCCTTCATGA
- a CDS encoding response regulator transcription factor, translating into MKRLRLLIVDDHEVVRLGLRLLLQNRPEFELVGEAESGAQALSLVERLRPDLVVLDVRLPDRDGVEVCREITARFPETRVLILTAYPDEEFIVRAIEAGASGYVLKRAGSRELIEALEALARGEAILDPTITRKVLEQFRQRSRATREEAFKDLTPRERLILARIAEGKSNREIAKELFLTEKTVRNYVSIILDKLGVSNRVEAAAYALKHRIHDFLKEEDNAS; encoded by the coding sequence ATGAAGCGCCTGCGCCTGCTGATCGTGGATGATCACGAGGTGGTCCGGCTGGGGCTGCGGTTGCTGCTGCAGAACCGGCCGGAGTTCGAGCTGGTGGGCGAGGCGGAGAGCGGGGCCCAGGCCCTGAGCCTGGTGGAACGCCTGCGCCCCGACCTGGTGGTGCTGGATGTCCGCCTGCCCGATCGGGATGGGGTGGAGGTGTGCCGGGAGATCACCGCGCGTTTCCCGGAGACCCGGGTGCTGATCCTGACGGCCTACCCGGATGAGGAGTTCATTGTGCGGGCCATCGAGGCGGGGGCCTCCGGCTATGTGCTCAAGCGGGCAGGGAGCCGGGAGCTGATCGAGGCCCTGGAGGCGCTGGCCCGGGGGGAGGCGATCCTGGATCCCACCATCACCCGCAAGGTCCTGGAGCAGTTCCGCCAGCGATCCCGGGCCACCCGGGAGGAGGCCTTCAAGGACCTCACCCCACGAGAGCGCCTGATCCTGGCCCGCATCGCGGAAGGGAAAAGCAACCGGGAGATCGCCAAGGAGCTGTTCCTCACCGAGAAGACGGTGCGCAACTACGTCAGCATCATCCTGGACAAGCTGGGCGTCTCCAACCGGGTGGAGGCGGCCGCCTACGCCCTCAAGCACCGCATCCACGATTTCCTCAAGGAAGAAGACAACGCTTCATGA
- a CDS encoding sensor histidine kinase: MREALQAFFETNRIIVYSVYGQVFFTLGVILAIQSLRHSRLRLAQALPWLALFGILHGLHEWGDVFIPIQATYLPPFLVQLLHIAQVFLLALSFLCLFQFGISTLSPLPPRWRWAFWVPTGVFLIWLLGPFYVGLTVIPEIEAWHRVAGATARYGLGLPGGLIAAYGLRLHAHRHIAPLELPHILRTLRVAGLAMAGYGIAGGLFGPAVPFFPGNLLNEMTVFQAVGIPMPVWRSLLGLILLIALLRALEVFQVEIDRRIEEMERANILTLERERIGRELHDRVLQQIYAAGLLVEAVREQCGWNPKVGPLLEEMLLALNRAIEDVRLYIATLHGMSQPGHLRALLEETARDPRFRSMLDVEVRLDIPDLLLEPEQAAHLAAILSEAFSNVLRHARARRVVLEAQVKDDRLRIGVRDDGIGMRPDHPVGMGLRSMRERARLLGGVLRIESAPGQGTTVWLELPMAEKGRPPDEAPAPADRG; the protein is encoded by the coding sequence ATGCGGGAGGCACTTCAGGCCTTTTTCGAAACCAATCGGATCATCGTCTATTCGGTCTACGGCCAGGTCTTCTTCACCTTAGGGGTGATCCTGGCCATCCAGAGCTTGCGGCACAGCCGGCTGCGGCTGGCCCAGGCCCTGCCCTGGCTGGCCCTCTTCGGCATCCTCCACGGCTTGCATGAATGGGGTGATGTGTTCATCCCCATCCAGGCCACTTATCTTCCACCTTTCCTGGTCCAGTTGTTGCACATCGCCCAGGTCTTTTTGCTCGCTCTTTCGTTCCTCTGTCTGTTTCAGTTCGGGATCAGCACTCTGAGCCCGCTTCCTCCGCGGTGGCGGTGGGCGTTCTGGGTCCCCACCGGGGTGTTCCTGATCTGGTTGCTGGGGCCTTTTTACGTTGGCCTGACGGTGATCCCGGAGATCGAGGCGTGGCATCGGGTGGCGGGGGCCACCGCCCGTTACGGGCTGGGGCTGCCCGGGGGGCTGATCGCCGCTTACGGGTTGCGCCTCCACGCCCATCGCCACATCGCCCCGCTGGAGCTTCCCCACATCCTGCGCACGCTGCGCGTCGCCGGCCTGGCGATGGCCGGATATGGGATCGCGGGGGGTCTCTTCGGGCCGGCGGTTCCTTTTTTCCCGGGCAACCTCCTGAACGAGATGACGGTGTTCCAGGCCGTCGGCATCCCCATGCCGGTCTGGCGCTCCCTGTTGGGCCTGATCCTCCTCATCGCCCTCCTGCGGGCGCTGGAGGTGTTCCAGGTGGAGATCGACCGGCGGATCGAGGAGATGGAGCGGGCGAACATCCTCACGCTGGAGCGGGAGCGGATCGGCCGGGAGCTCCACGATCGGGTCCTTCAGCAGATCTACGCCGCCGGCCTGCTCGTCGAGGCGGTGCGGGAGCAATGCGGCTGGAACCCCAAGGTCGGCCCCCTTCTGGAGGAGATGCTGCTCGCGCTGAACCGGGCCATCGAGGACGTGCGTCTCTACATCGCGACCCTGCACGGGATGAGCCAGCCCGGCCACTTGCGGGCGTTGCTGGAGGAGACGGCGAGGGATCCCCGTTTCCGGAGCATGCTGGATGTCGAGGTGCGTCTGGACATCCCGGACCTGCTGCTGGAGCCGGAGCAGGCGGCCCATCTGGCGGCCATCCTGAGCGAGGCCTTCAGCAACGTCCTCCGCCATGCGCGGGCCCGACGGGTCGTCCTGGAGGCGCAGGTGAAGGACGACCGTCTGCGCATCGGCGTGCGAGACGACGGCATCGGGATGCGCCCGGATCACCCGGTGGGGATGGGATTGCGGAGCATGCGGGAGCGGGCCCGGCTGCTGGGTGGCGTCCTGCGGATCGAGAGCGCGCCCGGACAGGGGACGACGGTCTGGCTGGAGCTGCCGATGGCGGAGAAGGGGCGACCTCCGGATGAAGCGCCTGCGCCTGCTGATCGTGGATGA
- a CDS encoding MerR family transcriptional regulator, translating to MQHEEERKEAERKERLWTIGEVVQHLRCRFPDVTPSKLRYWEKAGLIRPRRTHGGHRLYCPGDVERLALILNLRARHRLPLPVVRAMLDRLQEDPALSPEALEALLEVFREEGAEGSASLTAEEAAQRAGISLDQLRRMEAMGLLPDGESGGERRYGLEDVALMRVVRDLEAMGITCRDLAFYVRLVRAQVRHDVALYAPLVGDLATDVERIGRFRELHRRIQALTGLLYRKYVRRALMRRWLRRSIRSGRT from the coding sequence ATGCAGCACGAAGAGGAGCGGAAAGAAGCAGAGCGGAAGGAGCGGCTGTGGACGATCGGGGAGGTGGTCCAGCATCTGCGATGCCGCTTCCCGGATGTGACGCCGAGCAAGCTCCGTTATTGGGAGAAGGCGGGTCTGATCCGGCCCCGCCGCACCCACGGCGGGCACCGGCTGTATTGTCCCGGCGACGTGGAGCGGCTGGCCCTGATCCTGAATCTGCGGGCCCGTCACCGGCTCCCCCTCCCGGTGGTGCGGGCGATGCTGGATCGCCTGCAGGAGGATCCGGCGCTGAGCCCGGAGGCCCTGGAGGCGCTTCTGGAGGTGTTCCGGGAAGAGGGCGCGGAGGGGTCGGCTTCTCTGACCGCAGAGGAGGCCGCGCAACGTGCGGGGATTTCCCTGGACCAGCTCCGTCGCATGGAGGCCATGGGCCTGCTCCCGGACGGGGAGTCTGGAGGGGAGCGTCGTTACGGCCTGGAGGACGTGGCGCTGATGCGGGTGGTGCGGGATCTGGAGGCGATGGGCATCACCTGTCGGGACCTTGCTTTTTACGTGCGGCTGGTGCGGGCTCAGGTGCGCCACGACGTCGCCCTCTATGCGCCCCTTGTGGGCGATCTGGCCACAGACGTCGAGCGCATCGGGCGGTTCCGGGAGCTCCACCGCCGCATCCAGGCCCTGACCGGGTTGCTCTATCGAAAGTATGTGCGCCGGGCCCTGATGCGCCGCTGGCTCCGTCGGTCCATCCGCTCCGGCCGGACCTGA
- a CDS encoding MFS transporter: protein MVTPVVVSHRIRVTAGLILGLFLAALEATVVATAMPRVIRELGGVQLYSLPFALYLLMATVSGPIWGRASDLYGRRRLYLAAVWIFLLGSALSGAARSMGMLIATRTLQGLGGGGLQTLTFTLVGELYPLRERARVQGWISGVWGLSALVGPLIGGLIVDHFSWRWVFYLNLPFGIAALLLVGRGVPERAGHEAPRIDLSGAALFTLGAGALIYGLELESPGALIVAALALILFVFVERGQELPLLPFPALRRPFAFRGFLGNLLGGMAFFGMTAYIPFFAQVARGQSATIGGLLLSPMTVGWTVSSVLAARWLPRWGPRPMARWGPLAMMGGFGLWALAWRAPLPVLALAGLIVGAGMGTVMLALLVCAQEEAPREVLGVVTAMLLFARNIGGSMGAAAMGAALGPALAAGGEALLSAFWRVPALALALATGILLIGRGVPDLPASGTPGISEPVEVGAAE, encoded by the coding sequence ATGGTCACTCCCGTCGTCGTGTCGCATCGGATTCGGGTCACCGCGGGTCTGATCCTGGGCCTGTTCCTGGCGGCTCTGGAAGCGACGGTGGTCGCCACGGCGATGCCCCGGGTGATCCGGGAGCTGGGCGGGGTGCAGCTCTACAGCCTGCCCTTCGCCCTCTACCTGTTGATGGCGACGGTGTCCGGGCCGATTTGGGGCCGCGCCTCGGATCTGTATGGCCGGCGGCGGCTATATCTGGCGGCGGTGTGGATCTTCCTGCTCGGCTCCGCCCTGAGCGGGGCGGCCCGTTCGATGGGGATGCTGATCGCCACCCGCACCCTGCAAGGCCTGGGGGGAGGGGGCCTGCAAACCCTCACCTTCACCCTGGTGGGGGAGCTGTATCCGCTGCGGGAGCGGGCGCGGGTGCAGGGCTGGATCAGCGGCGTGTGGGGGCTCTCGGCCCTGGTCGGCCCCCTGATCGGGGGACTGATCGTGGATCACTTCTCATGGCGCTGGGTGTTCTACCTGAACCTGCCTTTTGGGATCGCAGCCTTGCTGCTGGTGGGCCGCGGCGTGCCGGAGAGGGCCGGCCATGAGGCCCCCCGGATCGATCTGAGCGGGGCCGCTCTGTTCACCCTGGGGGCTGGGGCGCTGATCTATGGCCTGGAGCTCGAATCCCCGGGCGCGCTGATCGTCGCGGCGCTGGCCCTGATCCTCTTCGTCTTCGTGGAGCGAGGCCAGGAATTGCCGCTGCTTCCTTTCCCGGCACTGCGGCGGCCTTTCGCCTTCCGGGGATTCCTGGGCAATCTGCTCGGCGGCATGGCCTTCTTCGGGATGACCGCTTACATCCCGTTCTTCGCGCAGGTGGCCCGTGGCCAGAGCGCCACGATAGGCGGATTGCTCCTCTCCCCGATGACCGTGGGCTGGACCGTGAGCAGCGTCCTGGCGGCGCGGTGGCTGCCCCGCTGGGGGCCCCGGCCCATGGCCCGCTGGGGCCCCCTGGCTATGATGGGAGGGTTCGGCCTGTGGGCGCTGGCGTGGCGGGCTCCGTTGCCGGTCCTGGCCCTGGCCGGCCTGATCGTCGGGGCGGGGATGGGGACGGTGATGCTGGCCCTCCTGGTGTGCGCGCAGGAGGAGGCGCCCCGGGAGGTCCTCGGCGTGGTCACCGCCATGCTGCTCTTCGCCCGCAACATCGGCGGGTCTATGGGAGCCGCGGCGATGGGCGCCGCATTGGGTCCGGCGCTGGCTGCCGGCGGGGAGGCTTTGCTCAGCGCCTTCTGGCGGGTTCCTGCCCTCGCGCTGGCCCTGGCCACCGGGATCCTGCTGATCGGGCGGGGGGTTCCGGATCTGCCCGCTTCCGGGACCCCCGGGATATCGGAGCCCGTTGAGGTCGGTGCGGCGGAGTGA
- a CDS encoding DUF488 family protein, translating into MPTIWTVGHSNRPLEEFLELLRIHRVERVMDVRRFPSSRRHPHFRGDALAAALAAVGIGYLHLPELGGRRAPRPDSPHIAWQTPGFRGYADHMESEEFQRGLERVMEEAGRARVALMCAERFPWRCHRRLIADALTVRGFRVEHILDRERCVGHSLPPWARLEGERLLYAGPPGSGGMQMELLFEESARISPNPPESEGG; encoded by the coding sequence GTGCCCACAATCTGGACGGTGGGGCATTCGAACCGGCCGCTGGAGGAGTTCCTGGAGCTCCTCCGGATCCACCGGGTGGAGCGGGTGATGGACGTGCGGCGGTTCCCGTCCTCCCGGCGGCATCCTCATTTCCGCGGAGATGCCCTGGCGGCGGCCCTGGCCGCCGTGGGGATCGGTTACCTCCATCTGCCCGAGCTGGGCGGGCGTCGCGCCCCGCGGCCGGATTCCCCCCATATCGCCTGGCAGACGCCGGGGTTCCGCGGCTATGCGGACCACATGGAGAGCGAGGAGTTCCAGCGCGGGCTGGAGCGGGTGATGGAGGAAGCCGGACGCGCCCGGGTCGCGCTCATGTGCGCGGAGCGGTTCCCATGGCGTTGCCACCGGCGGCTCATCGCTGACGCCCTGACGGTCCGGGGGTTCCGGGTGGAGCACATCCTGGATCGGGAGCGTTGCGTGGGGCATTCGCTCCCTCCGTGGGCGCGCCTGGAGGGAGAGCGGCTGCTTTACGCCGGGCCTCCCGGCTCGGGAGGGATGCAGATGGAGTTGCTTTTTGAGGAATCCGCGCGCATCTCGCCGAACCCTCCGGAAAGTGAGGGAGGCTGA
- a CDS encoding DsbA family protein — protein MASRVEVTYFTDPYCSWCWATEPMLYRIRETFRDQVRIRYVMGGLVRDMAEFYDALNDIRTAAQVAPHWRMVSQRSGQPIDEGLWLELNDPHFSTWPACIAVKAAFLQGEEIGERLLRRFRRAALTERRNISRREVQEELAREVEGLDLARWRMDLENGRAARAFEEDLEECRRYGVTGFPTLLFRYVGSVVVPGAQRPVLVVGHRAYATYREVLRRLAPTLEEHPPRAVEELLRIYGPLTTRELAEIYGRDLPGMREAMEALEREGRARRIPVPGGEFWASPTASPEPAESDPWLQN, from the coding sequence ATGGCGTCGCGGGTGGAGGTCACGTATTTCACGGATCCTTACTGCTCCTGGTGCTGGGCCACCGAGCCCATGCTCTACCGGATCCGGGAGACCTTTCGGGATCAGGTGCGGATCCGGTATGTCATGGGCGGGCTGGTGCGGGACATGGCGGAGTTCTACGACGCCCTCAACGATATCCGCACGGCCGCCCAGGTCGCCCCGCACTGGCGGATGGTCTCCCAGCGCTCGGGCCAGCCCATCGATGAAGGGCTGTGGCTGGAGCTGAACGATCCCCATTTCTCCACGTGGCCGGCCTGCATCGCCGTCAAAGCGGCCTTCCTGCAGGGAGAGGAGATCGGGGAACGGCTCCTGCGGCGGTTCCGGCGGGCCGCCCTCACCGAGCGCCGCAACATCTCCCGGCGGGAGGTCCAGGAGGAATTGGCCCGGGAGGTGGAAGGGCTGGATCTCGCACGCTGGCGCATGGATCTGGAGAACGGGCGTGCGGCGCGCGCGTTCGAGGAGGACCTGGAGGAGTGCCGGCGTTACGGGGTGACGGGGTTCCCCACACTGCTTTTCCGTTATGTGGGGTCGGTGGTGGTCCCAGGTGCCCAGCGGCCGGTCCTGGTGGTGGGCCACCGCGCGTATGCGACGTATCGGGAGGTCCTCCGCCGGCTGGCTCCCACCCTGGAGGAGCATCCCCCGCGGGCGGTTGAGGAGCTGCTCCGGATCTACGGGCCGCTGACCACCCGGGAGCTGGCGGAGATCTATGGGAGGGATCTTCCGGGGATGCGGGAGGCCATGGAGGCCCTGGAGCGGGAAGGGCGAGCGCGACGGATCCCTGTCCCGGGCGGCGAGTTCTGGGCGTCGCCGACCGCTTCTCCGGAACCTGCCGAATCGGATCCCTGGCTCCAGAATTGA
- a CDS encoding trans-aconitate 2-methyltransferase: protein MEWLPAIEGWLPSRRPLRVLLIGCGEGEEAAALADRLGGPEVVRMVGVDLDEMALARAQARVPWARFRCADAATLPPGWEGGFDLIVIRRPDLLAQPSRWRAVFARLPGLLAPDGRLICTTISAGEARWVRRELSEAGWSLLHEEVHPEAPEEAAWLVAAPPAESETPSETLEILPGEEPGLWCDWSTGCCGPIG from the coding sequence ATGGAGTGGCTCCCGGCGATCGAGGGATGGCTTCCTTCTCGCCGTCCGCTTCGTGTCCTGCTCATCGGTTGTGGGGAAGGGGAGGAGGCCGCTGCGCTGGCTGACCGCCTGGGAGGGCCGGAGGTCGTGCGGATGGTGGGGGTGGACCTGGATGAGATGGCGTTGGCGCGGGCTCAGGCGCGGGTGCCATGGGCCCGGTTCCGCTGCGCCGACGCCGCCACCCTTCCGCCCGGCTGGGAGGGCGGCTTCGATCTCATCGTGATCCGCCGGCCGGACCTCCTCGCCCAGCCGAGCCGCTGGCGGGCGGTCTTCGCCCGGCTGCCGGGGCTCCTGGCCCCCGACGGGCGTTTGATCTGCACCACGATCTCGGCCGGGGAGGCCCGATGGGTCCGGCGCGAGCTCTCGGAAGCGGGCTGGAGCCTTCTCCACGAGGAGGTCCACCCGGAGGCTCCGGAGGAGGCGGCCTGGCTGGTGGCCGCGCCTCCTGCGGAATCGGAGACGCCTTCGGAGACCCTGGAAATCCTCCCGGGGGAAGAGCCCGGCCTCTGGTGTGATTGGAGCACCGGATGTTGCGGACCGATTGGGTGA
- a CDS encoding DoxX family protein: MWRWGIIFLVHGWPKLNPNSPMRGTAGFAGFLRQMGIPLPGFFAWVVALLETLGAVLLILGLGTRILALGFAVDMLVAILVAKRGFMKVPFMAQQATGWEFDFALLAGALALIFTGAGRIALDPLFGLRPCPAE, encoded by the coding sequence GTGTGGCGCTGGGGGATCATTTTCCTGGTCCACGGCTGGCCGAAGCTGAACCCGAACTCCCCGATGAGGGGCACGGCCGGCTTCGCGGGTTTCCTGCGGCAGATGGGCATTCCGCTGCCGGGCTTCTTCGCCTGGGTGGTTGCCCTGCTGGAGACCCTCGGCGCCGTCCTGCTGATCCTGGGGTTGGGAACGCGGATCCTGGCCCTGGGTTTCGCCGTCGACATGCTGGTGGCCATCCTGGTCGCCAAGCGCGGCTTCATGAAGGTGCCCTTCATGGCCCAACAGGCCACCGGATGGGAGTTCGACTTCGCCCTTCTGGCGGGCGCCCTGGCCCTGATCTTCACGGGTGCCGGCCGAATCGCCCTGGATCCCTTGTTCGGGCTGCGACCATGCCCTGCCGAGTAA
- a CDS encoding DoxX family protein, with amino-acid sequence MEILFLIGRIIVGLFYLFNAANHLIMGTGQLTQYAAYKGVPAPRLAVIVSGILLLISGLSFLLGVYPGIGVLSAVLFFLPVTFKMHNFWAVQDQQQRIIEMVNFNKNMALMGAALMFLLIERWPFSLIPNLWPF; translated from the coding sequence ATGGAGATCTTGTTCCTGATCGGGCGGATCATCGTCGGCCTCTTCTACCTGTTCAACGCGGCCAACCATCTGATCATGGGCACGGGGCAGCTGACCCAGTATGCCGCATATAAGGGGGTGCCCGCGCCCCGGCTGGCGGTGATCGTCTCGGGGATCCTTCTGCTGATCTCCGGCCTCAGCTTCCTGCTGGGGGTGTATCCGGGCATCGGGGTGCTGAGCGCGGTGCTGTTCTTCCTGCCCGTGACCTTCAAGATGCACAACTTCTGGGCGGTGCAGGATCAGCAGCAGCGCATCATCGAGATGGTCAACTTCAACAAGAACATGGCCCTGATGGGGGCAGCGCTGATGTTCCTCCTTATCGAGCGCTGGCCCTTCAGCCTGATCCCGAACCTCTGGCCGTTCTGA